The proteins below are encoded in one region of Flavobacterium nackdongense:
- the fsa gene encoding fructose-6-phosphate aldolase, with protein sequence MKFFIDTANLKDIKEANDLGILDGVTTNPSLMAKEGITGAENILAHYVKICELVDGDVSAEVIATDFEGMVAEGEKLAALHPQIVVKLPMIKDGVKACKYFASKGIRTNVTLVFSAGQALLAAKAGATYVSPFIGRLDDISTDGMALIEEIRLIYDNYGYETEILAASVRHVMHIINCAKIGADVITGPLSAIEGLLKHPLTDIGLATFLADFKKGNS encoded by the coding sequence ATGAAATTTTTTATAGATACTGCCAATTTAAAAGACATCAAAGAAGCTAATGATTTAGGAATCTTAGACGGTGTAACAACCAACCCTTCGCTGATGGCGAAAGAAGGAATTACTGGAGCTGAAAATATCCTAGCACATTACGTAAAAATTTGTGAATTGGTGGATGGCGATGTTTCTGCCGAAGTAATTGCCACAGATTTTGAAGGTATGGTTGCCGAAGGAGAAAAATTAGCCGCTTTGCACCCACAAATCGTGGTAAAACTTCCGATGATTAAAGACGGGGTTAAAGCGTGTAAATATTTTGCAAGCAAAGGAATTAGAACCAATGTTACTTTAGTTTTCTCTGCTGGTCAAGCTTTATTGGCTGCCAAAGCGGGAGCAACTTATGTTTCACCGTTCATCGGACGATTGGATGATATTTCTACAGACGGAATGGCTTTGATTGAAGAAATCAGATTGATTTATGACAATTATGGCTATGAAACTGAAATTCTTGCCGCTTCAGTTCGTCACGTAATGCACATTATCAATTGTGCTAAAATTGGAGCGGATGTAATTACAGGTCCTTTGAGTGCCATCGAAGGCTTGTTGAAACACCCACTTACCGATATTGGTTTGGCTACTTTCTTAGCGGATTTCAAAAAAGGAAATAGCTAG